In Streptomyces pluripotens, the genomic window TGTGAGAGTCATGTCGGTGACGCAGCTCCGGGGCCTCAGCCGGAGATGGCCTTGCTCCAGTTCTGGCCGAGGACCTGCTTCGCCTTGCTCTGCTGCGTCTCGGTCGGGAAGTCGGGCGTGCCGCTGACCTTCGGGAGCTTGGCGGCGGCGGCCTGGTCGAGCGTGCCGTCCTTCTGCATGGCGTTCATCCGGGCGGGGCGGGCGTAGCCCTTCAGCCACAGGTTCTGGCCCTCGGCGCTGTAGACGTACTCCTCCCACAGGCGGGCGGCCGCCGGGTGCGGGGCGTCCTTGTTAACGGCCTGGGAGTAGTACTGGGAGAACTGTCCGTCCGTGGGCACCGCGACCTGCCAGTCGACACCCTTGGACTTGAACTCGTCGGCGTACCCGGCGTTGAGGTAGTCCCAGTCGATGCTGATCGGGGTCTCGCCCTTCTCGACGGTGGCCGGGGTGGACTCCACCGGTGTGAAGTTCCCGCTCTTCTTCAGCTTGGCGAAGAAGTCGATGCCGGGCTGGATGTTGTCGAAGGAGCCGCCGTTGGCCAGGGAGGCCGCGTAGACCCCGGCGAAGGCCGAACCGGACTTGGTGGGGTTGCCGTTGAGCGCGACCTGGTCCTTGTACTGCGGCTTGAGCAGGTCCTTGAAGGTCTTGGGGCAGACCTTGACCCGCTTGGCGTCACAGCCGATGGAGATGTAGCCGCCGTAGTCGTTGTACCAGCGGCCCTTGGCGTCCTTCTGGGTGGCCGGGATGTCGTCGAAGCCGGCGACCTTGTACGGCGCCAGCAGGCCCTGCTGGGCGGCACTGAGCGCGAAGGAGCTGCCGAGGTCGACGACGTCCGGGGCGCGGTTCTGGCCCTGGCGCGAGGTGACCGCGTTGATCTCGTCCTGGCTGGAGCCGTCGGGGTTCTCGACGTCGACCTTGATGCCGTACTTCTTCTGGAAGCCGTCGATGAGGGCGCCGTAGTTGGCCCAGTCACGGGGCAGCGCGATGGCGTGCAGCGTGCCTTCCTTCTTGGCCGCGGCGACGAGCTGGGACATTCCGCCGAAGTCGGCCGCCGAAGTGGCGGTAGCGGTGTTCTTGCCGTCCTTGGTGGTCGATGAGTTGTCGGGGGCGGCGCCGCAGGCGCTCAGCGCGAGCGCGGCGACGACGGCAAGGGAACCACTCAGGACGGTCTGTCTCGGCAGGGACACGGTCACAGCTTCTCCAGGGGACGCGCGAAAGTTCAGGAGCTACAGGAACTAAGGGGCAACTTGTCTGAACAAGTTGACCTCAGTACGCCTTCCGCTGGTGGCCCACTCGTAAACTCTGGCCAAACCCTGACCCGCCATTCTTTATACATTCGTCATCGACATGGATCACCGCTGACCTCGATTAGGCTGGTCACGCTGTGCACATCGACCTGAGCAGAGGGGAAGCATGACCGCGCGACACGAGGAGATCGCCGACGAACTGCGCCGGGCGATCGACCGCGAGCAGTACACGGTCGGCAGCCGACTGCCCTCGGAGTCGGAGTTGGCCACCCGCTACGGTGTCTCGCGCGGGACGGTCCGGCAGGCGGTCGCCGCCCTCACCACCGAGGGCCTGATCGGCTCCCGCCAGGGCGCCCGCCGGGTGGTCCTCGCCAGCCGCCGCAGCCAGAGCTTCGCCGAACTGCGCAGCTTCGCCCAGTGGGCGCGGGCCATGGGCCGCGAGGCCACCGGCCACGTCGTGGCCCAGGAGCACCGCCCGGCCGGACCCGAGGACGCCGTACGCCTCCAGTTGCCGGTCGGCACGCCCGTGCTGCACGTCCTGCGGGTGCGCGGTCTGGACGGCGAGCCGGTCCTGCTGGAACGAACGGTGTACGCCGACTGGATCGCCCCGGCGGTCGAGGCGATCGAGACCGACTGCCCCTCGGTCACCCAGCGCCTGTACGACGACACCGGGCTGGTCTTCGCATACGGCGAGCATGTCATCGACGCGGTGTCGGCGGGCGCCCAGGACGCCGAACTGCTCGGCATCCGCCGCACCAGCCCGCTGCTGCGGGTGCGCCGCGTGACCACGACCCGCGAAGGACGGCCGGTGGAGTGGTCGGACGATCGCT contains:
- a CDS encoding ABC transporter substrate-binding protein, with the protein product MTVSLPRQTVLSGSLAVVAALALSACGAAPDNSSTTKDGKNTATATSAADFGGMSQLVAAAKKEGTLHAIALPRDWANYGALIDGFQKKYGIKVDVENPDGSSQDEINAVTSRQGQNRAPDVVDLGSSFALSAAQQGLLAPYKVAGFDDIPATQKDAKGRWYNDYGGYISIGCDAKRVKVCPKTFKDLLKPQYKDQVALNGNPTKSGSAFAGVYAASLANGGSFDNIQPGIDFFAKLKKSGNFTPVESTPATVEKGETPISIDWDYLNAGYADEFKSKGVDWQVAVPTDGQFSQYYSQAVNKDAPHPAAARLWEEYVYSAEGQNLWLKGYARPARMNAMQKDGTLDQAAAAKLPKVSGTPDFPTETQQSKAKQVLGQNWSKAISG
- a CDS encoding GntR family transcriptional regulator, producing MTARHEEIADELRRAIDREQYTVGSRLPSESELATRYGVSRGTVRQAVAALTTEGLIGSRQGARRVVLASRRSQSFAELRSFAQWARAMGREATGHVVAQEHRPAGPEDAVRLQLPVGTPVLHVLRVRGLDGEPVLLERTVYADWIAPAVEAIETDCPSVTQRLYDDTGLVFAYGEHVIDAVSAGAQDAELLGIRRTSPLLRVRRVTTTREGRPVEWSDDRYRSDAVSFSVHNSIGNNALARKTAE